The Clostridium sporogenes genome contains a region encoding:
- a CDS encoding ABC transporter permease, whose product MKSYSEITGRYLRQNKKRTVLTIVGIILAISLFSGIGNLFFSMRDNFIQREREQKGNYEVKYSGVSENKVNKLKNNFEIKDYGVSKENNSFILKDDKNGEKTGSDIGKNSPDNNPKILNLDFYDNSMLNNVMTIDMKEGRKPKEADEIILEKKAKRKLGKKVGDYIEGINMDSEILKKAIKDNPQILFNSNEKINLQKSDSKEVKKYKIVGYFDVETSISSNFYGAIGYLDKNSIKNDSKYSFYANLKEKKNKVAIGKKVGNTVGLSENKKGSNEPEVSFNDSVLRLMAEGNNTILNEGTKGVFVFIVTLIIVCTVAVIYNAFNISVAERINQFGILRSIGATPAKIRKLVFKEAFIMSIIAIPIGIISGYLGIYTTIKLMSNSKQFIFEGLKIGFYKEVIIICIVLTAITIILSVLGPAIKASRVAPIDAIRNSSNLKKEKIKRRKGRLTKLIFGVEGAVAYKNIRRNNKRFIITVFSLMISLIMFIIFTSMGKISGEVTKQFMDSMPFDASIQSDKSIDQKFVSEIRSKDGIKEVYSPKIRNALVYLEKDILNEKYYEKINKEMPKSEKIKGKDYVCLDNIAYSSYDKASFEEAKNNLVEGKIDIKALDNNGVLLINRNEITKKNGGKVISDITKYKVGDKIRIPRTKDKFYPERGEEKKIDLKEEYKQGIEKGDFIELTIVGILSKDSFNGNLGKDSIGLVFSDKCFENNFGALPIKSVAITYKDKKAREKYESYFEEKAEEVEGSYIDVYNMNNRMESANKQVAVFMYGFITIITIIGMVNIINTVTIGLLLRKSEFATLTAIGMTKAQLNKMVMLEGLLHGVFTSVFGSIISYVLYNFLLKQSSDFMSFDIKFPIDVFAIGILGVIGITLLASIIPLRKLKKMSIVENIRAKE is encoded by the coding sequence TTGAAAAGCTATAGTGAAATTACAGGAAGATATTTGAGACAGAATAAGAAAAGAACAGTGTTAACCATAGTAGGAATAATATTAGCTATATCTTTATTTTCTGGTATAGGAAATTTATTTTTTAGTATGAGAGATAATTTTATACAAAGAGAAAGAGAGCAGAAAGGTAACTATGAAGTAAAATATTCAGGAGTAAGTGAAAATAAAGTAAATAAATTAAAAAATAATTTTGAAATTAAGGATTATGGTGTAAGTAAAGAAAATAATAGCTTTATTTTAAAGGATGATAAAAATGGTGAGAAAACAGGCAGCGATATTGGTAAAAATTCACCAGACAATAATCCTAAAATTCTAAATTTAGATTTTTATGACAATAGTATGTTAAATAATGTAATGACTATTGATATGAAAGAAGGAAGAAAACCCAAGGAAGCAGATGAAATAATACTAGAAAAAAAAGCAAAGAGAAAATTAGGAAAAAAAGTAGGAGATTATATAGAAGGAATTAATATGGATTCCGAAATACTTAAAAAAGCAATAAAGGACAATCCTCAAATACTTTTTAATTCTAATGAAAAGATTAATTTACAAAAATCAGATTCAAAAGAAGTTAAAAAGTATAAAATAGTAGGATATTTTGATGTTGAAACAAGTATATCAAGCAACTTTTATGGGGCTATAGGATATTTAGATAAGAACTCCATAAAAAATGATAGTAAGTATTCTTTTTATGCAAATCTTAAAGAAAAGAAAAATAAGGTAGCCATAGGTAAAAAAGTAGGTAATACAGTAGGACTAAGTGAAAATAAAAAAGGAAGTAATGAACCAGAAGTAAGTTTTAATGATTCTGTATTAAGACTTATGGCGGAAGGAAATAATACCATATTAAATGAGGGGACAAAGGGAGTATTTGTATTTATTGTAACCTTAATAATAGTATGTACGGTAGCTGTTATTTATAATGCTTTTAACATTTCTGTAGCGGAGAGAATAAATCAATTTGGTATATTAAGAAGTATAGGAGCTACTCCAGCTAAAATAAGAAAACTAGTATTTAAAGAAGCTTTTATAATGAGCATTATAGCTATTCCTATAGGAATCATTTCAGGATATTTAGGAATTTATACTACAATAAAGCTTATGTCAAATTCAAAACAGTTCATATTTGAAGGTTTAAAAATAGGATTTTATAAAGAGGTTATAATTATATGTATTGTACTTACAGCTATAACTATAATATTATCTGTATTAGGTCCAGCTATAAAAGCCTCTAGAGTAGCACCAATAGACGCTATAAGAAATTCTTCAAACCTTAAAAAAGAAAAAATAAAAAGAAGAAAAGGAAGACTTACAAAATTAATATTTGGTGTAGAAGGGGCAGTGGCATACAAAAATATAAGAAGAAATAATAAGAGATTTATAATAACAGTTTTTTCTCTTATGATATCTTTAATAATGTTTATAATTTTCACCTCTATGGGTAAGATATCAGGAGAAGTTACTAAGCAATTTATGGATTCAATGCCTTTTGATGCTAGTATTCAATCAGATAAATCAATTGATCAAAAATTTGTATCTGAAATTAGAAGTAAAGATGGTATAAAAGAAGTATATTCTCCAAAGATTAGAAATGCTTTAGTATATTTAGAAAAAGATATTTTAAATGAAAAATATTATGAAAAGATAAATAAAGAAATGCCTAAAAGCGAAAAAATTAAAGGAAAAGATTATGTTTGTTTAGATAATATAGCATATTCATCTTATGATAAAGCTTCCTTTGAAGAGGCAAAAAATAATTTAGTAGAGGGAAAAATAGATATAAAAGCTTTAGATAATAATGGAGTATTGCTTATAAATAGAAATGAGATAACTAAGAAAAACGGAGGAAAAGTAATATCAGATATTACAAAATATAAGGTTGGAGATAAAATAAGAATTCCAAGAACCAAAGATAAATTTTATCCTGAAAGAGGAGAAGAAAAGAAAATTGATTTAAAAGAAGAATATAAACAAGGTATAGAAAAAGGAGATTTCATTGAATTAACTATAGTAGGTATATTAAGCAAGGATAGTTTTAATGGAAATTTAGGTAAAGATAGTATAGGCTTAGTTTTTAGTGATAAATGTTTTGAAAATAATTTTGGCGCATTACCTATAAAATCTGTTGCTATAACTTATAAAGATAAAAAGGCTAGAGAAAAATATGAAAGTTATTTTGAAGAAAAGGCAGAAGAAGTAGAAGGAAGTTATATAGATGTTTATAATATGAACAATCGAATGGAAAGCGCTAATAAACAAGTTGCAGTATTTATGTATGGTTTTATAACTATAATAACTATAATCGGAATGGTAAATATAATAAATACTGTAACTATAGGATTACTTCTTAGAAAATCAGAATTTGCAACTTTAACAGCCATAGGAATGACAAAAGCTCAATTAAATAAAATGGTAATGCTAGAAGGGTTACTTCATGGGGTATTTACCAGTGTATTTGGATCAATTATATCCTATGTATTATATAATTTCCTTTTAAAACAGAGCTCGGATTTTATGAGTTTTGATATTAAGTTTCCTATAGATGTATTTGCAATAGGCATTTTAGGAGTAATAGGCATAACACTTTTAGCTTCTATAATACCACTTAGAAAACTTAAAAAAATGAGTATAGTAGAAAACATAAGAGCCAAGGAATAA
- a CDS encoding response regulator transcription factor: MTKILLVEDDMALAIGVEYTLKQENYQVKRAKNLKEARDILKEEELDLILLDLMLPDGSGYDFCSEVREESLIPVIFMTACDEEANVVLGLDMGGDDYITKPIRIKELLSRINAVLRRRTKESELKNNNIKEDDIKNNKIISKDIIIEPLKAKVFKGEEEILLTAGEYKLLLILVENKGNVLSRNVLLEKIWDVDGSFVDGNTLNVYIKRLREKIEKDPKKPEYIETVRGIGYRWSE; encoded by the coding sequence GTGACAAAAATATTATTAGTAGAAGATGATATGGCTTTAGCTATTGGAGTGGAATACACATTAAAACAAGAAAACTACCAAGTTAAAAGGGCTAAAAATTTAAAAGAGGCTAGAGACATTTTAAAAGAAGAAGAATTAGATTTAATTTTATTAGATTTAATGTTACCAGATGGAAGCGGATATGATTTTTGTAGTGAAGTAAGAGAAGAAAGTTTAATCCCAGTAATATTTATGACTGCCTGTGATGAAGAAGCTAATGTGGTTTTAGGATTAGATATGGGAGGGGATGACTATATAACAAAACCCATTAGAATAAAAGAACTTTTATCTAGGATAAATGCGGTTCTAAGAAGAAGAACTAAAGAATCAGAATTAAAAAATAACAATATAAAAGAAGATGATATAAAAAATAATAAAATAATTTCTAAGGACATAATAATAGAACCCTTGAAAGCAAAAGTTTTCAAAGGTGAAGAAGAAATTTTATTAACAGCAGGGGAATATAAATTACTTTTAATATTAGTAGAAAACAAGGGTAACGTGTTATCTAGGAATGTTTTATTAGAAAAAATTTGGGATGTAGATGGAAGTTTTGTAGATGGAAACACATTAAATGTTTATATAAAAAGGTTAAGAGAAAAAATAGAAAAAGATCCTAAAAAACCTGAATATATAGAAACTGTAAGGGGTATAGGTTATAGATGGAGTGAGTAA
- a CDS encoding sensor histidine kinase codes for MLKYFKNPEIKELTFKFSIIFILFAILTTIFIKGELNKLNKDYINQNTLIVGNILSNHPELEEEIILSLKNNEDATYNEEKNYKIGKNVLEKYSYDESLELYKNPVLKNFSINFIYRTIIYFGLAILIIYIIIYDKFKYFYKKAEIFTEASEDIMEGHFSKFIDENKEGDFYILSSKFNLMSNRLEESLLNLKKEKIFLKNIISDISHQLKTPLSSLIMFNELMKDENMPIEHRENFLKLSDEQLKRMEWLIINLLKIGRLEAGVVEFKRENNPLYVTVNKALAGLSEKAKQKSQQVIVDIDEDVYFKHDMEWTAEAISNIIKNSIEHTDNYGQIKISCEETPISLTISIKDNGEGIPEKLQNKIFERFYKGENSVNPSSIGIGLSLTKSIIESQNGSIIVESEEGKGTEFIITFLKTII; via the coding sequence TTGTTAAAATATTTTAAAAATCCTGAAATTAAAGAATTAACTTTTAAATTCAGCATAATATTTATTTTATTTGCTATATTAACTACAATTTTTATAAAAGGAGAACTTAATAAATTAAATAAAGATTACATAAATCAAAATACCTTGATAGTAGGAAATATACTATCAAACCATCCAGAACTGGAAGAAGAAATAATACTTTCTTTAAAAAATAATGAGGATGCAACATATAATGAAGAAAAAAATTATAAAATAGGAAAGAATGTTTTAGAAAAATACTCTTATGATGAAAGTCTAGAACTTTATAAAAATCCAGTATTAAAGAATTTTAGCATAAATTTTATATATAGAACTATAATTTATTTTGGTTTAGCTATTCTTATTATATACATCATAATATATGATAAATTTAAGTATTTTTATAAAAAAGCAGAAATTTTTACTGAAGCCTCAGAAGATATAATGGAGGGACATTTTAGTAAGTTTATAGATGAAAATAAAGAAGGAGATTTTTATATTCTTTCTTCTAAATTTAATTTAATGTCAAATAGACTAGAGGAATCTTTATTAAACTTAAAAAAGGAAAAAATATTTTTAAAAAATATAATATCGGATATTTCCCATCAATTAAAAACTCCTCTATCCTCTTTAATAATGTTTAATGAACTAATGAAGGATGAAAATATGCCAATAGAACATAGGGAAAATTTTTTAAAACTTAGTGATGAACAGTTAAAAAGAATGGAATGGCTCATTATAAATCTTTTAAAAATAGGTAGACTAGAGGCAGGGGTAGTAGAATTTAAAAGAGAAAATAATCCCTTGTATGTGACGGTAAATAAAGCATTAGCAGGTCTTAGTGAGAAGGCTAAACAAAAATCACAACAGGTAATAGTTGATATAGATGAAGATGTATATTTTAAGCATGATATGGAATGGACAGCAGAGGCTATTTCAAATATTATAAAAAATTCTATAGAACATACAGATAATTATGGACAAATAAAGATAAGTTGTGAAGAAACACCAATATCTTTAACCATAAGTATAAAAGATAACGGAGAAGGAATACCAGAAAAATTACAAAATAAAATATTTGAAAGATTTTATAAAGGAGAAAATTCCGTTAATCCTTCTAGTATAGGTATAGGTCTTTCTCTTACCAAATCTATAATAGAATCTCAAAACGGAAGTATAATTGTAGAAAGCGAAGAAGGAAAGGGAACGGAATTTATAATAACATTTTTAAAAACTATAATATAA
- a CDS encoding lactate utilization protein: MDKNILEVKKQRIMRTIESLQENNMNGYLVNDKNELIDKIKEIVKEGSKVSCGGSMTLFETGVIDHLRSGRYEFLDRYEEGLTPQDIKNIFRESFFADAYFASSNAITEKGELYNVDGNGNRVAAMLYGPDKVIVIAGVNKIVRDLDEAIKRNIYISAPANTKRLQRKTPCTKLGYCMDCKSEERICNDYTLIKRQGNKDRIHVIFINEDFGY, translated from the coding sequence TTGGACAAAAATATTTTAGAGGTAAAAAAGCAAAGGATAATGAGAACTATAGAATCCTTACAGGAAAATAATATGAATGGATATTTAGTTAATGATAAGAATGAATTAATAGATAAAATAAAAGAAATAGTAAAAGAAGGATCTAAGGTTTCTTGCGGTGGTTCCATGACTTTATTTGAAACAGGAGTTATAGATCATTTAAGATCTGGAAGATATGAATTTTTAGATAGATATGAAGAAGGATTAACTCCACAGGATATAAAAAACATATTCAGAGAATCATTTTTTGCAGATGCTTATTTTGCAAGTTCCAATGCTATAACTGAAAAGGGAGAATTATATAATGTAGATGGAAATGGAAACAGAGTTGCAGCTATGCTTTATGGACCAGATAAGGTTATTGTTATAGCTGGGGTAAACAAAATAGTTAGGGATTTAGATGAAGCTATAAAAAGAAATATATATATATCAGCACCGGCTAATACTAAAAGATTGCAGAGAAAGACTCCCTGTACAAAGTTAGGATACTGTATGGATTGTAAAAGTGAAGAGAGAATATGTAATGATTATACATTAATAAAAAGACAAGGAAATAAGGATAGAATTCATGTAATATTTATAAATGAAGATTTTGGATATTAA
- a CDS encoding H-type small acid-soluble spore protein has protein sequence MDASRASQLINSRETDVYCKGEPVIIRSVDEYSKMATVESLNNGTTIMAPLNDIRDSGVINH, from the coding sequence ATGGACGCAAGTAGAGCTTCTCAGTTAATTAATTCTAGGGAAACAGATGTTTATTGTAAAGGTGAACCTGTAATTATAAGATCCGTAGATGAATATTCTAAAATGGCTACAGTGGAAAGTTTAAATAACGGTACAACTATAATGGCTCCTCTTAATGACATAAGAGATAGCGGTGTTATAAATCATTAA
- a CDS encoding ECF transporter S component, producing the protein MKKEIQVKTMVLCGLFIAAAIILRFFSIMVPIAGAGAMRISFAGIFIKMPALLFGGAIGGIVSGVVDILAYIIKPMGAYIPFLTLTGILSGILTGVIWFKVKEVNIDKIEKYYPIFFMVLGSLAGAIHLMVLLSDKAFSFKIMNILGKKYIFILSAIEIITIFALIVFIINIKLKNNETIKHIYEDYMKMILAIGIPGIIVCTLNTYILLIFIPGLQGKSFMFLWIPRIVEEVFMIVFESYAVSLLLRVYESVVLKISNQ; encoded by the coding sequence ATGAAAAAAGAAATTCAAGTTAAAACAATGGTACTATGTGGACTTTTTATAGCAGCAGCTATAATATTAAGATTTTTTAGCATAATGGTTCCAATTGCTGGAGCTGGAGCCATGAGGATAAGTTTTGCTGGAATATTTATTAAAATGCCAGCACTACTTTTTGGTGGAGCTATAGGAGGCATAGTTTCTGGGGTAGTAGATATATTAGCCTATATAATAAAACCTATGGGAGCATATATTCCTTTTCTAACATTGACTGGCATATTAAGTGGTATACTTACAGGGGTAATATGGTTTAAAGTGAAAGAGGTTAATATAGATAAAATAGAAAAATATTATCCAATATTTTTTATGGTTTTAGGTTCGTTAGCTGGAGCTATTCATTTAATGGTATTACTATCAGACAAAGCATTTTCTTTTAAAATAATGAATATATTAGGGAAAAAATATATATTTATTTTATCAGCTATAGAAATAATAACTATATTTGCTCTAATAGTATTTATAATAAATATTAAATTAAAAAATAATGAAACTATTAAGCATATATATGAGGATTACATGAAAATGATTTTAGCCATAGGTATACCAGGAATAATAGTATGTACACTAAATACCTATATACTATTAATATTTATACCAGGACTTCAGGGGAAAAGTTTCATGTTTCTATGGATACCAAGAATTGTAGAAGAAGTATTTATGATAGTATTTGAATCCTATGCAGTATCATTACTATTAAGGGTATATGAATCAGTAGTGTTAAAAATAAGTAATCAATAA
- a CDS encoding DUF3888 domain-containing protein — translation MRVFSPYIAKSIENYYGEPRQFDLWDAKIINIKQLGSESFNFEIIISVTTFKGAHNPPYGLETVTIKLDDSGTHIINFNHQDI, via the coding sequence ATTAGAGTCTTTTCACCTTATATAGCTAAATCAATTGAAAATTATTATGGAGAGCCCAGACAATTTGATTTATGGGATGCCAAAATTATAAATATAAAACAACTTGGTTCTGAATCATTTAATTTTGAAATTATAATTTCAGTAACAACATTTAAGGGTGCACATAATCCCCCTTATGGCTTAGAAACAGTTACTATAAAACTTGATGATTCTGGTACACATATTATAAATTTTAATCATCAGGATATATAG
- the dapB gene encoding 4-hydroxy-tetrahydrodipicolinate reductase: MKIIVIGPRGKMGSLVTKSCYNNENIELVAAVAPKGRDYIGQDLGIVANLGKNIDCKVVDDLDRVIDKCDCIIDFTEPETSMEVFEKALKNKKSVVCGTTGFSEGEINRINEISKEIPVVLAGNTSMVVNLMYKLVELAANTIGNMSDIEIIEMHDRYKKDAPSGTSLEIGEVLAKTFNKELKELAQFGRYGKGEREEGKIAYHSLRAGDISSSHTVMFGLMGERLEITHHAHNWECFANGGCQAALFLRDKKPGIYSMKDVLGL, from the coding sequence ATGAAGATAATAGTTATTGGACCTAGGGGAAAAATGGGGAGCTTGGTTACTAAATCTTGTTATAATAATGAAAATATAGAACTTGTAGCAGCGGTGGCACCAAAGGGAAGGGATTATATAGGACAAGATCTTGGTATAGTTGCAAATCTGGGTAAAAATATAGATTGTAAAGTTGTAGATGATTTAGATAGAGTTATAGATAAGTGTGATTGTATTATAGATTTTACAGAGCCAGAAACTTCTATGGAGGTATTTGAAAAGGCTTTAAAGAATAAAAAATCTGTAGTTTGTGGTACTACTGGATTTTCAGAAGGTGAAATAAATAGGATAAATGAAATTTCAAAGGAGATACCAGTGGTTTTAGCAGGCAATACTTCTATGGTGGTAAACCTTATGTATAAATTAGTAGAACTTGCGGCTAATACTATAGGCAATATGTCTGATATTGAAATAATAGAAATGCATGATAGATATAAAAAGGATGCTCCAAGTGGAACTTCTTTAGAAATTGGAGAAGTTTTAGCAAAAACCTTTAATAAGGAATTGAAAGAATTAGCTCAATTCGGAAGATATGGGAAAGGTGAAAGAGAAGAAGGGAAAATCGCATATCATTCTTTGAGGGCAGGAGATATTTCAAGTAGTCATACGGTTATGTTTGGTCTTATGGGGGAAAGGTTAGAAATAACCCATCACGCTCATAACTGGGAATGTTTTGCCAATGGAGGCTGTCAGGCTGCCTTATTTTTAAGAGATAAAAAGCCAGGAATATATTCCATGAAAGATGTATTAGGTTTGTAA
- a CDS encoding sulfurtransferase: protein MKNFVSTKWLQNHLEDENIVILDCRGDLLKDSYGEEVYRKGHIKNAVFADLKKVMSSEEREHGGRNPLPNVDDFKRSIEKLGINKNTLVVAYDELKIAGAARFCWMLRYVGHTDNYVLDGGINKWIAENRKLYIEANNSKEKLDIKNENFNISLNEEIKADVNYIKDNMKKDLILVDSRTNIRYEGIEEPIDKRAGHIPGAKNIYWKDMLKEDGAVDEDKVRENFLPLKDYTNIAVYCGSGIDATFNFLLLDEVGIKARVYAGSWSDWITYEENPIDTK from the coding sequence GTGAAGAATTTTGTATCTACTAAGTGGTTACAGAATCATTTAGAGGATGAAAATATAGTCATTTTAGACTGTAGAGGAGATCTTTTAAAGGATAGCTATGGAGAAGAAGTTTATAGAAAGGGACATATAAAAAATGCTGTTTTTGCAGATTTAAAAAAAGTTATGTCCTCTGAAGAAAGGGAACATGGAGGTAGAAACCCATTACCCAATGTAGATGACTTTAAAAGAAGTATAGAAAAACTAGGAATAAACAAAAACACTTTGGTCGTAGCTTATGACGAATTAAAAATAGCTGGAGCAGCGAGATTTTGTTGGATGTTAAGATATGTAGGACACACTGATAACTATGTTCTAGATGGTGGAATAAATAAGTGGATTGCAGAAAATAGAAAGCTATATATAGAAGCAAACAACAGCAAAGAAAAGTTGGATATTAAAAATGAGAATTTTAATATTTCTTTAAATGAAGAAATAAAAGCAGATGTAAATTACATAAAAGATAATATGAAAAAAGATCTCATATTAGTAGATTCAAGAACTAACATAAGATATGAAGGGATAGAAGAGCCTATAGACAAAAGGGCTGGACATATACCTGGAGCTAAAAATATTTATTGGAAAGATATGCTTAAGGAAGATGGAGCTGTTGATGAAGATAAAGTGAGAGAAAATTTTCTACCATTAAAAGATTATACTAATATAGCAGTTTATTGTGGATCAGGAATAGATGCAACCTTTAATTTTTTACTTTTAGATGAAGTAGGAATTAAAGCTAGAGTATATGCAGGAAGTTGGAGTGATTGGATAACCTATGAGGAGAATCCTATAGATACTAAATAA
- a CDS encoding GNAT family N-acetyltransferase, which yields MLIQTERLELIPLTLNQLKLWIEDIPELEKELDCSYKAESMEGFFLQIVKGQYEITQKDPNNYLWHSFFFLVRKYDRAVVGSADFKDIPNENGEVEIGYGLGKEFEHNGYMTEAVKAMCGWALKQNGVTSIIAETDLEGLASQKILKSCGFKKDKEGATLWWRL from the coding sequence ATGTTAATACAAACTGAACGCTTGGAGCTTATCCCTTTAACTCTTAATCAATTAAAACTATGGATTGAAGATATTCCTGAACTCGAAAAAGAATTAGACTGTTCCTATAAGGCAGAATCAATGGAAGGATTTTTTCTCCAAATAGTAAAGGGACAGTATGAAATAACTCAAAAAGACCCTAACAATTATTTATGGCATAGCTTTTTTTTCTTAGTTCGCAAGTATGATAGGGCTGTAGTAGGTTCAGCTGATTTTAAAGATATTCCTAATGAAAATGGTGAAGTTGAGATTGGTTATGGTTTAGGTAAAGAGTTTGAGCACAACGGCTATATGACAGAAGCTGTAAAAGCAATGTGTGGATGGGCATTAAAACAAAATGGTGTTACAAGTATAATTGCTGAAACTGATTTAGAAGGTTTGGCTTCTCAAAAGATTTTAAAAAGTTGTGGATTCAAAAAAGATAAAGAAGGAGCAACTCTTTGGTGGAGATTATAA
- a CDS encoding zinc ribbon domain-containing protein, with amino-acid sequence MHFCRKCGSKLQKNSKRCNTCGSELEKIHKEEISSITDRGALLHSEIFNDEHILKHKEEPLEIIKNFNLNKKIKENKIFLIAILILIIVGIPLIKNPIKNFFIRKDATNWLVYSVAKYKESDTIDTVSDFKIKSKIQAQESIEYKYIENIVEQCTLRVNNKVDKKTNERYSKVSLIHKKDNILNGEIYSNKEYIAISMPQLYRDIMYIKWEDINKLINNKGNNDASGAIDPKNYDNVLNIKKSKYYDKVNEDYKDFFNKAMDDYVTKGDTVDLNIKDKEKTVKCDEIVVHLDNEGIIKVLNAFFKKVSKDENLKLLVKEKVFEFLSTAQNNEDLNKFNLSKEDVDKIKKEFNSEYDSFMSELSCIEKADKKGFNAKINSLTKVRVDSKNYIRGFKSQVSIENKKTSFNFISDTVVNSINSKLHIKKISKEEAKDISKLIPEDRDNIVKEAGNNIGKIMFPKLNIE; translated from the coding sequence ATGCATTTTTGCAGAAAATGTGGCAGTAAGTTACAAAAAAATTCAAAACGGTGTAATACCTGTGGAAGTGAATTAGAAAAAATACATAAGGAAGAAATAAGCAGTATAACAGATAGAGGGGCGCTTTTACATAGTGAAATTTTTAATGATGAACATATTTTAAAGCATAAAGAAGAACCACTAGAAATCATAAAAAATTTTAATTTAAATAAAAAAATAAAAGAAAATAAAATTTTTTTAATTGCTATTTTAATATTAATAATAGTAGGTATCCCACTTATAAAAAATCCTATTAAAAATTTTTTTATAAGAAAGGATGCAACAAATTGGTTGGTATATTCTGTTGCTAAATATAAAGAATCTGATACTATAGATACTGTTAGTGATTTTAAAATAAAATCTAAAATACAAGCACAAGAATCTATAGAGTATAAATATATAGAAAATATAGTAGAACAATGTACTTTAAGAGTGAATAACAAAGTAGATAAAAAAACTAATGAAAGATATAGTAAAGTCAGTTTGATACACAAAAAAGACAATATTTTAAATGGAGAAATTTATAGTAATAAAGAATACATAGCTATATCAATGCCTCAATTATATAGAGATATAATGTACATAAAATGGGAAGATATAAATAAATTAATAAATAATAAAGGAAATAATGATGCTTCAGGAGCAATAGATCCAAAAAACTATGATAATGTTTTAAACATAAAAAAATCTAAATATTATGATAAGGTTAATGAAGATTACAAGGATTTTTTTAATAAGGCTATGGATGATTATGTTACAAAAGGAGATACTGTAGACCTAAATATAAAAGATAAAGAAAAGACTGTAAAATGTGATGAAATAGTAGTACACTTAGATAATGAAGGAATAATAAAAGTATTAAATGCCTTCTTTAAAAAAGTATCAAAGGATGAAAACTTAAAATTATTAGTTAAAGAAAAGGTTTTTGAATTTTTAAGCACTGCCCAAAATAATGAAGACCTTAATAAATTTAATCTTAGTAAGGAAGATGTAGATAAGATTAAAAAAGAATTTAATTCAGAATATGATTCTTTTATGAGTGAGTTAAGTTGTATTGAAAAAGCAGATAAAAAAGGCTTCAATGCAAAAATAAATAGTTTAACAAAAGTAAGAGTTGATTCTAAAAATTATATAAGAGGATTTAAATCTCAAGTTTCTATAGAGAATAAAAAGACTTCTTTTAATTTTATATCAGATACTGTGGTTAATTCTATTAATTCTAAATTACATATAAAAAAAATATCTAAGGAAGAGGCTAAGGATATAAGTAAACTTATCCCAGAGGATAGAGATAATATAGTAAAAGAGGCAGGAAATAATATAGGAAAAATTATGTTTCCAAAACTAAATATAGAGTAA